Part of the Methanobacterium alcaliphilum genome is shown below.
CAACGCCTCGGTAGGTGCTAATTTAGAAGCTCTGTAAGCAGGGTATAATCCCCCGATTATTCCCATTAATATTCCAATAATTAATGCTTTTAGGAATAATGTGGCAGAGTATGCCGGCTGGATAAATGGAATCAAGTTGGTCATGCTTAATAATTCAACGCATCCCACTCCTATTATTATCCCAATAACCGAGGCTATTACTGCCATTACCACCGATTCAGCAATGATCATCAATAGAACTGATTGTTTAGGCCATCCCACCGCTTTTAAAACTCCTATTTCGCGGGTTCGTTCACTAACAGATTTAACCATGGTTATTACCACAACTATCCCCCCAATAAGGATAGCTAGAAGTGAAACTGCCCATGCCCCAGTATTTATGATGTCAAGGCCTTGGTTCATTCTTTGCATCCCGGATAATGAGGTGGTGGTTGTAAGGTTGCTGTATTTATTTTCAATGGTTTCTGCCAAGCTGTTAGCATTGCTGCTGTCACTTGCCTTTACCAGGATAAAAGAAACTTTTCCCGTGTTATTGGTCAAATCCTGAAGTGAAGATAATGACATTATAATACCACCATCCTGCATGGTATCTCCAGTTTCATATATTCCTACCACTTCAAAGCTTTTATTAGAGATACTTACTGAATCCCCAATAGTTTTATTTAAACTGTTTGCAGCAGTTTTACCAATTATAACTTCATCTGAAGAAGAATACGTGGTACCGTTGGTTACTTCCACATCTTCCATTTCCAGATTCTGAGAATCTATTCCTAAAATAGTGATGGGCATTTGCATGCTGGCTTGATTTGGGCCTTGAGTACTTGATTGATCTGTTTGGTTAGTGCTATTAGTACTATCATCAAACATATTGGACCTTAAAACTCCAGTGACACTCTCTACTCCAGAAATACTTGCTATTTCATCTACCGTTGTTTGATTTATCAATTGTTGGCTGGATCCTCCCGGTCCACCCTGCATACCTCCTCCCTGGCCCTGACCTTGTCCCGGGCCAGAACTGACTGCAACAACAGAAAAATCTGCTGCACCTTCGGTTAAGGCGTTTTGTGTAGATTCAGAAAGTCCGTCTGTAATCAGACCCAAACCCAGAATAGTGGCTATCCCTATAGCAATACCTAGCATTGCTAAGGAGCTCCGGGTTTTATTTCTGAAAATGTTTTTTATAATTAAATTTCTAAATTGCATGCTCCTTTTTCTAAAAAAGACCTTAAAAATAATTTTTCCCAATTTAAGCCCACTTTCACCCGAATCATACAACAATTATACAATAATTGGACCCTAAGGATGAATAAAAAATAGTTTATTTTCACCAATATGAAAAAATTCAAAGAGCAATAAAACACCGAAAACAAAAAAACACTCATTAACAATTTCACACTTGAACAATGTTTTTATATTCATTTTTAATAAGTAATATTATGAATTTAATACAAATTACCCGGAGCATAGGTGAAGGTCAAAATTTGTTATTTTACGATAGAGACGTTCAAAAAGTCTACCTTGAATTAAATTCAAAATATAATTGTATATTCTTTAATGAACCAGTCCCCCTAAAAGTAAGAGTCATAGAATGTATTGAAACTGTTGTTAGAAAAAAAGAAGCTTCCTTAAAAAAATTTACTACCGCAGAACTAATTAAAATACTTCTAGCAAAATTAAATTCAAATAAGTTAATCATACTTTTTAATGGATTTCATTTATTAAATAGGCAAGCAGTTAGTTCTCTGCAGGAATTAAATAACCACACCAATATTATGTTTATCTGCAGCTTTAATAAGGAATTTAAAAGTGAAGTTTATGGATTTTATAAAACATTCCAATTAGTTAATATGGAAGAATATCGATTAGAAACTGGTCAAGACGAAATAAACATTACTTATCCAGTTTATTTTATATTTGGAGTTATAGCATTTTTAATTTTTCTTAAAGCCAGTTCTCTTGCCAATGTTAGTGCAACAATACTCGGGGCTTTATGGTTTGGATTAATCATTTTTAGAACCATGGTTTATGTAGGAGGTAGGCCATGAATCTTAAAATTAAAAAGTAGAGAAATTAAAGGCACGGAGGCTGAAAATGGAGAATAAATGCAATAAGCACGATTTACACATTTATGGTGGCCAAAAATGAAATTTTACACCCATATTGCAGGAGGAATATTCTTTTTTCTCCTGCTATCTTTCCCATTGAATATTACAAGCCCCATGCCGGGTATTTTATTTGCAGCCTGGAGTTCTATTTTCCCTAATTCACTGGATAAAATTACAGGGACCCGTCGTAATTGGGGTCATTCCTTAATCTGGATAATACCTATAGGCGTGGTGACCATCTATAGCAGCGAGATAGCATTATCTTTAATAATTGGATTTTTATCCCACATTATTCTAGATTGTTTCACAGTTTATGGATCTCCTGTTTTTTATCCTTTTAAAAAATCAGGATTCGTATGTTTAAATAAAAAAATGAGATTTAAAACTGGTGCAAAGCCTGACAAAACAGTATTCCTATTTTTAACTTTGATGATATGTAGCGTGGTATTTCTTAGTTCAGGCATATACGAGCTATTTCCTAATAATTCACTCCAAGCCGCTTCTGCTGCAGAAGAAGGAAATTCAAGCGGAATGGAAAAAAATAATATCTATCTAAATTTAAAATTGGATGAAAATTGCAACAAAAACATTACTCTGGAAAAAGTGAATGAAAACAAAACCCAAATCATTATCCAGGATATTGAGTCGCATGTTTAAATTTATTATTCAGTCTCCACGACTGCATTACCTATAATACCCTAATATACGTACTTAACCCCTGAAACAATCGGATTTAGCTTGAATAAGCCCACATATATTACTAAATTAGGAACAAGTAGTAAAATTTAAATATATTATTATTTTATTATAAAATAGTATTATTGGAGGTGATAAAATCTGATAAAATAAATTGAAAAATCATCATTTAATAACGTTGCCTCGCATTATATA
Proteins encoded:
- a CDS encoding ABC transporter permease, whose translation is MLGIAIGIATILGLGLITDGLSESTQNALTEGAADFSVVAVSSGPGQGQGQGGGMQGGPGGSSQQLINQTTVDEIASISGVESVTGVLRSNMFDDSTNSTNQTDQSSTQGPNQASMQMPITILGIDSQNLEMEDVEVTNGTTYSSSDEVIIGKTAANSLNKTIGDSVSISNKSFEVVGIYETGDTMQDGGIIMSLSSLQDLTNNTGKVSFILVKASDSSNANSLAETIENKYSNLTTTTSLSGMQRMNQGLDIINTGAWAVSLLAILIGGIVVVITMVKSVSERTREIGVLKAVGWPKQSVLLMIIAESVVMAVIASVIGIIIGVGCVELLSMTNLIPFIQPAYSATLFLKALIIGILMGIIGGLYPAYRASKLAPTEALRYE
- a CDS encoding metal-dependent hydrolase yields the protein MKFYTHIAGGIFFFLLLSFPLNITSPMPGILFAAWSSIFPNSLDKITGTRRNWGHSLIWIIPIGVVTIYSSEIALSLIIGFLSHIILDCFTVYGSPVFYPFKKSGFVCLNKKMRFKTGAKPDKTVFLFLTLMICSVVFLSSGIYELFPNNSLQAASAAEEGNSSGMEKNNIYLNLKLDENCNKNITLEKVNENKTQIIIQDIESHV